The nucleotide sequence AGGGGAGTTCAGGAGCACCACTGGAACGCCCTTTCCCTTCGGCTCCTCCAGAAGCCTCTCGAGCACCGGTGCAGCCTCACTGCCTATCATCTCCAGAAATATCATACTGTATCCGGAGAGATTCATCTCCGGATTCAGACTGTCGGGCGATGTGAGCGTTATGTTCAGCGGCGCCCCCTTCATCGCCTCGCTGAGAGACGGCTGCTGGCCGACGGTGACGAAGAGGGCATCAGGCCTGCGCAGCCTGGCGGTTATCTCGATCCTGGGGCATTCCTCTGGCCTTGAACCCCTCTCTCCGTAGTAGAAGACAACGCGATCCCCGTCGGTCAGGATCGCAGACTCTGGCCCGATCAGAGGCACAGGCTCTTCAGGATAGTTGACCCAGTACCTCCAGGATCTATCAGGGGTGGAGGCGAGATCCCCTATCGAATCTACTGTCAATCCGTAAATGCTGAGGAGGGAGTCGTTCACGCTGACGTTCATGTTATTCGATGATGCAAACGACATCAGCGCCCCGAGCGCGCTTTGCATGCTGATGTTGTAAACACGGCCATCTACAGTCACATTCAGGCTCCTGTTTTCGAGCACGACCTCGCCGCTCAGGAGCTCATGCGGCGAGCTGAATGCGTACAGCCTTCCATCATCAGCTCCTATGAAAAGGATCCCATCAGAGGCTGATGGCGAGGACATTATGTACTCGTTCACAGGATATCTCCACACAATTGATCCGTCGGATGCGTTCAGCGCATAGACGGTTCCTGCATCTGTATTGGTGCCGAAGTATATCCTGCCGTCCAAGAAGAGTGGCGATGATCTCACAGGCCCGTTGACCTTCGTCTCCCAGATGAGAGCTCCATTGGCATCGAGGCACACAACACGTTCATCATCAGTTCCCACGTAAACGCGACCTGATGCGATCGCAGGGGTGGAACTAGTGCCGTTGATGCTCCTCTGCCACAGAGTCTGACCGGTGGTAGCGTTCAGAGCTGTGATGGACCTCTCCGTCACAAAGAAGAGCGTTCTGTTCCATATGGCGGGACCTGATGTGATGGCAGCATCTGCAGGAGCCTTCCATACGATATCCTGTGTGGAGGCGTTGACGCAGTAGAGGGCAGGATCTCCGCCGGGGAAGTAGATCATCTCCCCCAATGCAGCAGGAGATGCGAACGGCGAGATGGATCCTGTGGACAGATTCCAGAGCTCCTCTCCATCGAGACTCAACGCATGGAGCGCGCCATCGGAGAAGCTCATGATGTATATCGTATCATTTTCGATGAGAGGAGAGGAGGCGACGCCCCAGTACTTCGGGTCTCGCTCTATGGTTCTGTTCCACAGAGTCTTTCCTGTTATGATATCAACACAGTAAACCTCACCGGTCAGCGAGCCTGTGAAGAGCCTGTCACCAAATACAGCTGGTGTAGATGCCCCGCCATTTCCGCCTATTGGGTTCACCCAGAGAACCGTTCCGTTTCTCACATCGATGCACGCAAGCCCGAGTTCTCCCCTGAACGTCATGTCAGGCCAGTTGGATACGAAGACCCTGCCTCCTGAGACGACTGCCGACCCTCCTATGTACCCGTGTCCTGTGAGGCTCGTGCTCCAAAGTACATCAGGAGAATCAGGGCCCGAACCGCTCACGTTACCTGTCCTCTGGTTATCACCGTGGAACGTCACAAAGTCCGCGCTCGCATGCGGAATCAGTATCATGAGCAGGAGGAGCCCGAAATTAACGATGAGGAGCAGATGTTTGGTCTTTAAATGTATCATAAACAAGTTCCCTCCTTCTGGCAGCTTCGAGAATCACCAAATGCGTATACCCTCCCATCTCCGATGGTGAAGACCATGCCGCAAGCGACTGCAGGCGAGGATCCGCCTGCCGGGTAGCTCCAGACGACCTCTCCTGTTGTGGCATCCAGGGCAAATATGCCATCGTAATCCATGAAATCAGCCCTGCCAACAAAAACAAGGCCGTCAGCACATGCAGGAGAGCACCTCCAGTCGCCGATCCCCATCTCCGAAGCTGTTCTCCATACCAGCTCGCCAGTTTGTGCATCGAAGCAGTATGTGTGCAGCTTGCTGAAGCCCTCACAGCCACCACAGACGTATACCCTATTATCGGCAAATGCAGGGGTTGAATCTGTTGGACTTATCTGCGCACTCCAGAGTACGGATCCATTCTCCAGAGATAAAGCGAGAAGATCACCATCACCGTCGAAGTTGTAGGTCGCAATGTAAACCACCTCATCATTTAGCATAGCTGAGCCACATGGGGAGTTCTCTGTGCTAAGATTCCAGATCTCTGTGCCGTTATTCAGATGGACACAGTAGATCCTCCCGCCAAGCCCCCACTCCCAGCTGCCAAACACCACTCTATTTGAATCGATCGCAGGGGTTGATTGTGCATTCCCTTCAACTGTAACGTTCCAGATCTCTCTGCCCGTATACTCATCAAGACAGTAGTAGTGATGTCCATCCCAGTCGCTCACTATGACCTTTCCCTCAGCAATTGCCGGGCTGCCATCGATGGCGAACCTGCCTGTTGGTGGTGTATGGCTCCAGATCTCCTTTCCATCTGAAGCATTAAGGCAGTATGTCCTGTCTGATGTGAAGAAGACCTTTCCATTATGATACACCGGAGTGAAACCGAACGCGTAATCCCCTGCTGACTTGAACGGATACTCCCAGAGCACCCTGCCAGATCCCTGATCAAGGCAGACCAGCCTGTCAACACAGTTTACGAAAACCCTCCCCATGGCCACCGAGACAGAAGAGCCTGGTTGAGCCCCGATATCTTCACTTATCCATGCAGTGGTGTTGTCTCTGGGAGCCCGGGATCCTGTGAGCCCTCTATGCTGCGCATCATAATGGAACTGCGGCCATTCATCATCTCCCAGACAGTAAAGCTTCCCATGATGCTGATCTCCCTCAGTTCCGAAGTACAGCCGACCTTTATATACGGCCACGCCTCCCAGGATGTAGCCATTATCCGGTGGGTTGAACCTCCAGAGGAGCTCTCCATTGTTCCCCACATCCTCAATGCAATAAACAGAACCATCTGTCTGTGCTGTGGTGAAGAGGATACGCGGTTTATCGTAAGCCGTCGAGACCACTGGAGATGCTTTAACACCTGCCTCCACAGGATATCTCCATATCACCTCACCGTTGCTATCATTGATGCACACCAGGGCCCCGGGATGTCCGTGCTCTCCCACCCCGAGATATACTCTGCCTCCAAAGATCGCTGGAGTCGATGTGCTGAATCCAACAGGCACGCTCCAGCCGTGGTCTTTGAACCTTCCTGTCTCATTGTCAAATGCTATTTTCCATGCATAACCCTCATCGGCTGAGGCTTCGGAGGTCGTGTAGATCCATCCGTTATTGCATGCTACTGACGCTCTGATCCGGCCCGGATTTTCCTGAGAGAAACTGAGTCTTGTGCTGTCATTGAGCCTCAAAACATCTGCGACTTCTCCAGTC is from Methanothrix sp. and encodes:
- a CDS encoding PQQ-binding-like beta-propeller repeat protein yields the protein MRLNDSTRLSFSQENPGRIRASVACNNGWIYTTSEASADEGYAWKIAFDNETGRFKDHGWSVPVGFSTSTPAIFGGRVYLGVGEHGHPGALVCINDSNGEVIWRYPVEAGVKASPVVSTAYDKPRILFTTAQTDGSVYCIEDVGNNGELLWRFNPPDNGYILGGVAVYKGRLYFGTEGDQHHGKLYCLGDDEWPQFHYDAQHRGLTGSRAPRDNTTAWISEDIGAQPGSSVSVAMGRVFVNCVDRLVCLDQGSGRVLWEYPFKSAGDYAFGFTPVYHNGKVFFTSDRTYCLNASDGKEIWSHTPPTGRFAIDGSPAIAEGKVIVSDWDGHHYYCLDEYTGREIWNVTVEGNAQSTPAIDSNRVVFGSWEWGLGGRIYCVHLNNGTEIWNLSTENSPCGSAMLNDEVVYIATYNFDGDGDLLALSLENGSVLWSAQISPTDSTPAFADNRVYVCGGCEGFSKLHTYCFDAQTGELVWRTASEMGIGDWRCSPACADGLVFVGRADFMDYDGIFALDATTGEVVWSYPAGGSSPAVACGMVFTIGDGRVYAFGDSRSCQKEGTCL